In Schlegelella aquatica, one DNA window encodes the following:
- a CDS encoding chemotaxis protein CheW has translation MAPSDTPCAQPSSAPENARRAQAVRCGPWLLAFPFEWARSIVEQYELSEVPHAPPWLMGAANVGGQIVPVFDLAAYAQAAAGAPGHGAWLLLAGEGEDRFAILSTGRPLAVRVVEPAPGGVAAALPPALAEFARGVCMDDEGRVWSLLDPQALGDALAADLSLA, from the coding sequence ATGGCGCCTTCCGACACCCCCTGCGCACAGCCGTCGTCCGCCCCCGAGAACGCGCGCCGGGCGCAGGCCGTGCGCTGCGGCCCGTGGTTGCTCGCGTTCCCGTTCGAGTGGGCGCGCAGTATCGTGGAGCAGTACGAGCTGAGCGAGGTGCCCCATGCGCCACCCTGGCTGATGGGGGCGGCCAACGTCGGCGGACAGATCGTTCCGGTGTTCGACCTTGCCGCCTACGCGCAGGCGGCGGCCGGGGCGCCGGGGCACGGGGCGTGGCTGTTGCTGGCCGGCGAGGGCGAGGACAGGTTCGCGATCCTGTCCACCGGCCGGCCGCTGGCTGTGCGCGTGGTCGAGCCGGCACCCGGTGGGGTCGCGGCGGCCCTGCCGCCCGCCTTGGCCGAGTTCGCCCGGGGCGTCTGCATGGACGACGAGGGCCGGGTGTGGAGCCTGCTCGACCCCCAGGCGCTCGGGGATGCGCTGGCTGCCGATCTGTCATTGGCATGA
- a CDS encoding response regulator — MRYRVAVQGFSAFERSTFASFFRLAARRTPAYDPVPGLAECDFAIVDADLPSAVEAVRAAGKWGVALVIGGTPGGPGLARLPRPINLMNLLRVLDELALAEAAPAARAATLGPPSAAAAGRAPSAPAATAKAAGASGAREAGDTVPAHSGLPGSDSPAAPWARAAGRTRWGGPPPGLTTRRLQPDPHSDFGADRGFFSSAVLVEGDARFDHILVVDDSEIALRFIQSRLRRFGFQVHLARSGEEALQMLDEREFRFVFLDVMMRGMDGYQTCKLIKRRVQGPGRQPPVVVMLTSRAGTIDKIRGTLAGCDAYLTKPLVEDELVRVIGEHDEVFQRSFDTTVGGIAAARPPQG; from the coding sequence ATGCGTTATCGCGTGGCGGTGCAGGGGTTCAGTGCGTTCGAAAGAAGCACGTTCGCGTCCTTCTTCCGGCTGGCCGCGCGCCGCACCCCGGCGTACGACCCTGTGCCGGGCCTTGCCGAGTGCGACTTCGCGATCGTCGACGCCGATCTCCCCTCGGCGGTGGAGGCGGTGCGCGCGGCGGGCAAGTGGGGCGTTGCTCTGGTCATCGGCGGCACGCCGGGCGGCCCGGGGCTCGCGCGCCTGCCTCGGCCCATCAACCTGATGAACTTGCTGCGCGTGCTCGACGAGCTGGCGCTCGCCGAGGCCGCGCCCGCGGCGCGGGCGGCGACCCTCGGCCCCCCCTCCGCCGCCGCAGCGGGCAGGGCGCCGTCGGCGCCGGCCGCCACCGCGAAGGCCGCGGGCGCCTCGGGCGCGCGGGAGGCGGGCGACACCGTCCCCGCACACTCCGGCCTGCCCGGCTCGGACTCGCCGGCTGCGCCCTGGGCGCGGGCGGCGGGGCGCACGCGGTGGGGCGGGCCCCCGCCGGGTCTCACGACGCGCCGGTTGCAGCCCGACCCTCACTCGGACTTCGGGGCCGACCGAGGGTTCTTCTCCAGCGCGGTGCTGGTGGAGGGGGATGCGCGCTTCGATCACATCCTGGTGGTGGACGACAGCGAGATCGCCCTGCGCTTCATCCAGTCGCGCCTGCGGCGCTTCGGCTTCCAGGTCCACCTGGCCAGAAGCGGCGAGGAGGCCCTGCAGATGCTCGACGAGCGCGAGTTCCGGTTCGTGTTCCTCGACGTGATGATGCGCGGCATGGACGGCTACCAGACGTGCAAGCTCATCAAGCGCCGGGTGCAGGGCCCGGGCCGGCAGCCCCCGGTGGTGGTGATGCTCACCAGCCGCGCCGGCACCATCGACAAGATCCGGGGCACGCTGGCCGGCTGCGACGCCTACCTCACGAAGCCGCTGGTGGAGGACGAGCTGGTGCGTGTGATCGGCGAGCACGACGAGGTCTTCCAGCGCAGCTTCGACACCACGGTGGGCGGCATCGCCGCTGCCCGGCCCCCGCAGGGGTAG
- a CDS encoding glutathione peroxidase has product MTSAFDFEARDIAGQPVSLGTWRGRVLLIVNTASQCGFTPQYEGLERLWQSYRDRGLVVLGFPCNQFGRQEPGDEPQIASFCQLNYGVSFPMMSKVEVNGPQAHPLYRWLTEEAPGVLGTRAIKWNFTKFLVGRDGRVIRRYAPTDTPASLAADIERALGEPAPADAR; this is encoded by the coding sequence ATGACCAGCGCCTTCGACTTCGAGGCCCGCGACATCGCCGGCCAACCCGTCTCGCTCGGCACCTGGCGTGGCCGGGTGCTCCTCATCGTCAACACCGCCAGCCAATGCGGCTTCACGCCCCAATACGAGGGCCTGGAGCGGCTGTGGCAGAGCTACCGCGACCGGGGGCTCGTGGTGCTGGGCTTTCCGTGCAACCAGTTCGGCCGCCAGGAGCCGGGCGACGAGCCGCAGATCGCCTCGTTCTGCCAGCTCAACTACGGCGTCAGCTTCCCGATGATGAGCAAGGTCGAGGTCAACGGCCCCCAGGCCCACCCGCTGTACCGCTGGCTCACCGAGGAGGCCCCCGGCGTGCTCGGCACGCGCGCCATCAAATGGAACTTCACCAAGTTCCTGGTCGGGCGCGACGGCCGGGTGATCCGCCGCTATGCGCCGACCGACACGCCCGCCTCGCTGGCAGCCGACATCGAGCGCGCGCTGGGCGAGCCGGCGCCGGCCGACGCTCGATAA
- a CDS encoding aromatic amino acid transaminase, which translates to MFQHVDAYAGDPILTLNEEFQKDPRPHKVNLSIGIYFDDAGRLPVMSAVREAEASLLREIGPRPYQPMEGAANYRQAVQHLLFGRDHEAVKSGRIATLQTLGGSGGLKVGGDFLKRYFPQSQVWVSDPTWDNHRAMFEGAGFQVNTYPYYDAATGGLKFEAMFATLQALPPHSIVLLHACCHNPTGVDLSREQWGRLIPLIRERQLLPYVDIAYQGFGDGIEEDAYAIRALADAGVSFFVANSFSKSFSLYGERCGGLSVVCPDRDQAERVLGQLKAAVRRNYSSPPTHGGQIVARVLQTPALYELWASELGAMRERIQAMRQRLHAVLCAKLPGRNFDYFVQQRGMFSYTGLTPAQVDRLREEHAVYLVRSGRMCVAGLNQHNVEPVAEAMAAVLA; encoded by the coding sequence ATGTTCCAGCATGTCGACGCCTACGCCGGCGACCCCATCCTCACGCTCAACGAAGAGTTCCAGAAGGACCCCCGCCCCCACAAGGTCAACCTGAGCATCGGCATCTACTTCGACGACGCCGGCCGGCTGCCCGTGATGAGCGCGGTGCGCGAGGCCGAGGCCTCGCTGCTGCGCGAGATCGGCCCGCGCCCCTACCAGCCGATGGAAGGCGCGGCCAACTACCGCCAGGCCGTGCAACACCTGCTGTTCGGCCGCGATCACGAAGCCGTCAAGAGCGGCCGCATCGCGACGCTGCAGACGCTCGGCGGCTCCGGCGGCCTCAAGGTGGGCGGCGACTTCCTCAAGCGCTACTTCCCGCAGTCGCAGGTGTGGGTGAGCGACCCGACCTGGGACAACCACCGCGCGATGTTCGAGGGCGCCGGCTTCCAGGTCAACACCTATCCGTACTACGACGCCGCCACCGGCGGGCTCAAGTTCGAGGCCATGTTCGCCACGCTGCAGGCCCTGCCGCCGCACAGCATCGTGCTGCTGCACGCCTGCTGCCACAACCCCACCGGCGTGGACCTGTCGCGCGAGCAGTGGGGCCGGCTGATCCCGCTGATCCGCGAGCGCCAGCTCCTGCCGTACGTGGACATCGCCTACCAGGGCTTCGGCGACGGCATCGAGGAAGACGCCTACGCCATCCGCGCGCTGGCCGACGCGGGCGTGAGCTTCTTCGTCGCGAACTCGTTCTCCAAGAGCTTCTCGCTCTATGGCGAGCGCTGCGGCGGCCTGAGCGTCGTGTGCCCCGACCGCGACCAAGCCGAGCGCGTGCTGGGCCAGCTCAAGGCCGCCGTGCGGCGCAACTATTCCAGCCCGCCCACCCACGGCGGCCAGATCGTCGCGCGTGTGCTGCAAACGCCCGCCCTGTACGAGCTGTGGGCCAGCGAGCTGGGCGCGATGCGCGAGCGCATCCAGGCCATGCGCCAGCGCCTGCACGCGGTGCTCTGCGCCAAGCTGCCCGGCCGCAACTTCGACTACTTCGTCCAGCAGCGCGGCATGTTCAGCTACACGGGCCTCACGCCCGCGCAGGTGGACCGGCTGCGCGAGGAGCACGCGGTGTACCTCGTGCGCTCGGGCCGCATGTGTGTGGCCGGCCTGAACCAGCACAACGTGGAGCCGGTGGCCGAGGCGATGGCGGCGGTGCTCGCCTGA
- a CDS encoding HU family DNA-binding protein, translating to MNRVELIEKLAAEHDLSKAAAGRILDTLIQSIVGAVKKGEAVQLVGFGTFKQVARAARTGYNPREGKAIKIAATKVPKFVPGAAFKAAVDPKAAARKAAKAPAPAKAAKKAAPAKKAGKK from the coding sequence ATGAATCGCGTTGAACTGATCGAAAAGCTTGCCGCCGAGCACGACCTGAGCAAGGCCGCCGCCGGCCGCATCCTCGACACCCTGATCCAGAGCATCGTCGGTGCCGTGAAGAAGGGCGAGGCTGTCCAGCTGGTCGGCTTCGGCACCTTCAAGCAGGTCGCCCGTGCTGCACGCACCGGCTACAACCCGCGCGAAGGCAAGGCCATCAAGATCGCCGCCACCAAGGTGCCGAAGTTCGTGCCGGGCGCTGCGTTCAAGGCGGCCGTGGACCCGAAGGCCGCCGCTCGCAAGGCCGCCAAGGCCCCGGCTCCGGCCAAGGCCGCCAAGAAGGCCGCACCGGCCAAGAAGGCTGGCAAGAAGTAA
- a CDS encoding Lrp/AsnC family transcriptional regulator — MDRIDRRLLQLLQRQGRSSAQALSEHVNLTPRATLNRIRRLEEERVIEGYRAVINRDALGEHISVFAEIALKDQRQSTAQRFEQRMLSTPEVVACYLVSGRYDYLVRLCCRDITHYRHLTNAWLDDPTLGIDKIVTSTELQTVKEFAGFPIGWGEDREG, encoded by the coding sequence GTGGACCGCATCGACCGCCGCCTGCTGCAACTGCTGCAGCGCCAGGGACGCAGCAGCGCCCAGGCGCTGTCCGAGCACGTCAACCTCACGCCCCGCGCGACGCTCAACCGCATCCGGCGCCTGGAAGAAGAGCGCGTGATCGAGGGCTACCGCGCCGTCATCAACCGCGATGCGCTGGGCGAGCACATCTCCGTCTTCGCCGAGATCGCGCTCAAGGATCAGCGCCAATCCACGGCACAGCGCTTCGAGCAGCGCATGCTGTCCACCCCCGAGGTGGTGGCCTGCTACCTGGTCAGCGGGCGCTACGACTACCTCGTGCGGCTGTGCTGCCGCGACATCACCCACTACCGGCACCTGACCAACGCCTGGCTCGACGACCCGACGCTGGGCATCGACAAGATCGTCACCAGCACCGAACTGCAGACGGTCAAGGAGTTCGCCGGCTTTCCGATCGGCTGGGGCGAGGACCGCGAGGGGTGA
- a CDS encoding ornithine cyclodeaminase — protein sequence MTTFIDLADMQRLVRTLGAERMMEELAEYIREDYLRWPSFQKSARTAHHSPDGVIELMPVADEALYSFKYVNGHPKNPQRRMMTVMAFGVLSEVITGYPLLLSELTLTTALRTAATSALAARVLARPDSRTMALIGNGAQAEFQALAFMSQLGIRELRVYDADTAATAKLMRNLHPYAQSGQLRIRPCESIAEAVRGADIVTTVTADKTRATIVTADMVEPGMHLNAVGGDCPGKTELEAAILERAKVVVEYEPQTRIEGELQQMPQDFPVTHLWEVLAGRTSARDHDDQVTLFDSVGFALEDFSALRYVRDLARAHQVGRTIELVPTLDDPKDLYGGAAPKAAVRLAA from the coding sequence ATGACCACCTTCATCGACCTGGCCGACATGCAGCGGTTGGTCCGCACGCTCGGGGCCGAACGCATGATGGAAGAGCTCGCCGAGTACATCCGCGAGGACTACCTGCGCTGGCCCTCGTTCCAGAAGTCCGCCCGCACCGCGCACCACTCGCCGGACGGCGTGATCGAGCTGATGCCGGTCGCCGACGAGGCGCTCTACAGCTTCAAGTACGTCAACGGTCACCCGAAGAACCCGCAGCGTCGGATGATGACCGTGATGGCCTTCGGCGTGCTGTCCGAGGTCATCACCGGCTACCCGCTGCTGCTGTCCGAGCTGACCCTGACGACGGCGCTGCGCACCGCGGCCACGTCTGCCCTGGCGGCGCGCGTGCTCGCACGCCCGGATTCGCGGACGATGGCGCTCATCGGCAACGGCGCGCAGGCCGAGTTCCAAGCATTGGCCTTCATGAGCCAGCTCGGCATTCGCGAGCTGCGCGTGTACGACGCGGACACGGCGGCCACCGCCAAGCTGATGCGCAACCTCCATCCCTACGCGCAGAGCGGGCAGCTGCGCATCCGCCCGTGCGAGAGCATCGCCGAGGCGGTGCGCGGCGCCGACATCGTCACCACGGTGACGGCGGACAAGACGCGAGCGACGATCGTCACCGCCGACATGGTCGAGCCGGGGATGCACCTCAACGCCGTGGGCGGCGACTGCCCGGGCAAGACCGAACTGGAAGCCGCCATCCTCGAGCGCGCCAAGGTCGTCGTCGAGTACGAGCCGCAGACGCGCATCGAGGGCGAGTTGCAGCAGATGCCGCAGGACTTCCCCGTCACGCACCTGTGGGAAGTGCTGGCCGGCCGGACGTCCGCGCGCGACCACGACGACCAGGTGACGCTCTTCGACTCGGTCGGCTTCGCGCTGGAGGACTTCTCCGCGCTGCGCTACGTGCGCGACCTCGCGCGAGCGCACCAGGTGGGCCGCACGATCGAACTCGTGCCGACCCTGGACGACCCGAAGGATCTGTACGGCGGCGCGGCGCCCAAGGCGGCCGTGCGCCTGGCGGCTTGA
- a CDS encoding arginase → MTIGLPALELVGAAIGEGAGDSGCKYGAQALREFGVLRALHDAGAAIEDGATVVSDPLGADERLGVVEDFSPRLAAAVEGVIARGRFPLVIGGDHSCAVGTWSGVAQAIRPQGALGLVWIDAHLDAHTPETSETQAPHGMPLAALMGHGRPGLTDVYGWRGKLRPEHLVIIGARSYEAGERALLERLGVRVMYMTEVQERGFAACFQEARARVRQGTAGWGISFDVDALDPADAPGTGTPVAAGIRLDEALRVLESCIADPQLKAFELAEYNPLRDLRGRTARAVTALLTSALAVQTAMAA, encoded by the coding sequence ATGACGATCGGGTTGCCCGCGCTCGAACTGGTCGGCGCGGCCATCGGTGAGGGAGCCGGCGACAGCGGCTGCAAGTACGGCGCGCAGGCGCTGCGCGAGTTCGGTGTGCTGCGGGCATTGCACGACGCCGGCGCGGCGATCGAAGACGGCGCCACCGTGGTCTCGGACCCGCTGGGCGCCGACGAACGCCTCGGCGTGGTGGAGGACTTCAGCCCCCGCCTGGCGGCGGCGGTCGAAGGCGTCATCGCCCGCGGGCGCTTCCCGCTGGTCATCGGCGGCGACCATTCCTGTGCCGTGGGCACGTGGAGCGGCGTCGCGCAGGCGATCCGGCCCCAGGGCGCGCTGGGCCTGGTGTGGATCGATGCGCACCTGGACGCGCACACGCCCGAGACGTCCGAGACCCAGGCCCCGCATGGGATGCCGCTGGCGGCGTTGATGGGCCACGGGCGCCCGGGACTCACCGACGTGTACGGCTGGCGCGGCAAGCTGCGTCCGGAGCATCTGGTCATCATCGGCGCGCGCAGCTACGAAGCGGGCGAGCGCGCGCTGCTGGAGCGACTCGGCGTGCGCGTGATGTACATGACCGAGGTGCAGGAGCGCGGCTTCGCCGCCTGCTTCCAGGAAGCACGTGCGCGGGTGCGTCAGGGCACCGCGGGCTGGGGCATCAGCTTCGACGTCGACGCGCTCGACCCGGCCGACGCGCCTGGCACGGGCACGCCGGTTGCCGCCGGCATCCGGCTCGACGAGGCGCTGCGGGTGCTGGAGTCCTGCATCGCCGACCCGCAACTCAAGGCCTTCGAGCTGGCCGAGTACAACCCGCTGCGCGACCTGCGCGGGCGCACCGCGCGTGCCGTCACCGCGCTGCTGACCTCGGCCCTGGCGGTGCAAACGGCGATGGCCGCCTGA
- a CDS encoding acyltransferase family protein has protein sequence MAASIDFRQDINGLRAYAVAAVVLYHFGVPGFAGGFVGVDVFFVISGFLMTGIIVSQLEAGRFSLLGFYLARAARIIPALAALCAAVLVFGWFWLTPVDYQRLGRHVASSIAFLSNVTYATESGYFDTASHEKWLLHTWSLSVEWQFYLLLPLALIAWRRWVGRGPAHLLAFAVLGVAVSLALSVVLTAWRPTYAFYLLPTRAWEMLAGGAVYLVQRRWALAPAAARLCYLAGLASILVSVVLFHAGLPWPGAWAALPVAGAALVLLAQRQDALPTGHPWVQWIGTASYSIYLWHWPIAVGARYFGLADQALWAVPAVALSLLLGGLSYRWVERPTRGALRGLRAPRGVLVHGAVTACVAGVAAAVLWAHGVPARVPREVELAAAEARNRNPRSPECLLTGWGFGSVQGCHIGAPGRPERVVMIGDSHAGALLGAIDEALTQEGVGGRFFAATSCPPVLGMAWERGLESDCRRFYAGVEQWLKSRSGLTLVLVGRWSNYLHDRPQLVTLDGRTPLDRLPAPQREALYRERVVQGICRYAPHGSVHVLAPIPEMPYDVPRTLATDLLLGRARSDYGIERAAYARKHGPVLDALHEAGARCGAQLVDPTGALCDGRWCRAAEGGRPLYFDDDHLSEYGNRRLVPLLRPLVRHASPAPRATAVVHAPQAD, from the coding sequence ATGGCTGCTTCGATCGATTTCCGCCAGGACATCAACGGCCTGCGTGCCTACGCAGTCGCCGCCGTCGTGCTCTACCACTTCGGCGTGCCGGGGTTCGCCGGCGGCTTCGTCGGGGTGGACGTCTTCTTCGTCATCTCCGGCTTCCTGATGACCGGCATCATCGTCTCCCAGCTCGAGGCGGGCCGGTTCTCGCTGCTGGGCTTCTACCTCGCGCGCGCGGCCCGCATCATCCCGGCCCTGGCCGCCTTGTGCGCGGCCGTGCTGGTGTTCGGCTGGTTCTGGCTCACGCCGGTGGACTACCAGCGCCTGGGCCGTCACGTGGCCTCGTCGATCGCGTTCCTGTCCAACGTCACCTATGCGACCGAATCGGGCTACTTCGACACCGCCTCGCACGAGAAGTGGCTGCTGCACACTTGGTCGCTGTCGGTGGAGTGGCAGTTCTACCTGCTGCTGCCGTTGGCCTTGATCGCCTGGCGGCGGTGGGTGGGCCGCGGCCCCGCCCACCTGCTCGCCTTCGCCGTCCTGGGGGTGGCGGTGTCGCTGGCCCTCTCGGTCGTGCTGACGGCCTGGCGCCCGACGTACGCGTTCTACCTGCTGCCCACGCGCGCCTGGGAGATGCTGGCCGGCGGCGCCGTCTATCTCGTCCAGCGGCGCTGGGCTCTCGCGCCCGCCGCGGCGCGCCTGTGCTACCTCGCCGGCCTCGCCTCGATCCTGGTGAGCGTCGTGCTGTTCCACGCGGGCCTGCCCTGGCCGGGGGCATGGGCGGCGCTGCCCGTGGCCGGTGCCGCGCTGGTGCTGCTCGCGCAGCGGCAGGACGCCCTTCCGACCGGCCACCCGTGGGTCCAGTGGATCGGCACCGCGTCGTACTCGATCTACCTGTGGCACTGGCCCATCGCCGTGGGCGCGCGCTACTTCGGGCTCGCGGACCAGGCCTTGTGGGCGGTGCCGGCCGTCGCCCTGTCGCTCCTGCTGGGAGGCCTGTCGTACCGCTGGGTCGAGCGGCCCACCCGCGGCGCCTTGCGCGGGCTGCGTGCGCCCCGCGGCGTGCTGGTGCACGGCGCGGTCACGGCCTGCGTCGCCGGCGTGGCGGCGGCCGTGCTGTGGGCCCATGGCGTGCCGGCACGCGTGCCTCGCGAGGTCGAACTGGCCGCCGCCGAAGCACGCAACCGCAACCCCCGCTCCCCCGAGTGCCTGCTGACCGGCTGGGGGTTCGGATCCGTGCAGGGCTGCCACATCGGGGCGCCGGGCCGTCCCGAGCGCGTGGTGATGATCGGGGACAGCCATGCCGGGGCGCTGTTGGGCGCGATCGATGAAGCGCTGACCCAGGAGGGCGTGGGCGGCCGGTTCTTCGCCGCGACCTCGTGCCCGCCGGTGCTGGGCATGGCCTGGGAACGGGGACTGGAATCCGATTGCCGCCGCTTCTATGCCGGCGTCGAGCAGTGGTTGAAGTCCCGCTCGGGCCTGACCCTCGTGCTGGTGGGCCGCTGGTCCAACTACCTCCACGATCGCCCGCAGCTCGTGACGCTGGACGGGCGCACCCCGCTGGACCGGCTGCCCGCGCCGCAGCGCGAGGCGCTGTACCGCGAACGCGTCGTGCAAGGCATTTGCCGTTACGCCCCGCACGGCTCGGTGCATGTGCTCGCCCCCATCCCCGAGATGCCGTACGACGTGCCGCGCACCCTCGCCACCGACTTGCTGCTGGGCCGGGCCCGCAGCGACTACGGGATCGAACGCGCGGCCTACGCCAGGAAGCACGGCCCGGTCCTCGACGCGCTGCACGAGGCCGGCGCCCGGTGCGGCGCGCAGCTGGTGGACCCGACGGGGGCGCTGTGCGACGGCAGGTGGTGCCGGGCGGCCGAGGGGGGTCGGCCGCTCTACTTCGACGACGACCACCTGAGCGAGTACGGCAACCGCCGCCTGGTGCCGCTGCTGCGCCCCCTGGTGCGCCACGCCAGCCCGGCGCCCCGGGCGACCGCCGTCGTCCATGCGCCGCAGGCCGACTGA
- a CDS encoding branched-chain amino acid transaminase produces MSMEDRDGKIWMDGELVDWRDAKVHVLTHTLHYGCGAFEGVRAYKTAQGTAIFRLREHTERLFNSAKILRMKIPFTLEQVMEAQKEVVRANKLESCYIRPLTWIGSEKLGVSPKGNKIHLMIAAWAWGAYLGEEGLKRGIRVKTSSYTRHHVNITMTQAKTVSNYTNSILANMEATDDGYDEALLLDASGFVSEGAGENLFVVKNGVVYTPDLSAGALNGITRNTIFAICQDLGLKIVEKRITRDEVYIADEAFFTGTAAEVTPIRELDRIQIGAGSRGPITEKIQSAFFDIVNGRNPKYAEWLSLV; encoded by the coding sequence ATGTCGATGGAAGATCGCGACGGAAAGATCTGGATGGACGGCGAGCTGGTGGACTGGCGCGACGCCAAGGTCCACGTGCTCACCCACACGCTGCACTACGGCTGCGGCGCCTTCGAGGGCGTGCGCGCCTACAAGACGGCGCAGGGCACGGCGATCTTCCGTCTGCGTGAGCACACCGAGCGCCTGTTCAACAGCGCCAAGATCCTGCGCATGAAGATCCCCTTCACGCTCGAGCAGGTCATGGAGGCGCAGAAAGAGGTGGTGCGCGCCAACAAGCTGGAGAGCTGCTACATCCGCCCGCTGACCTGGATCGGCTCCGAGAAGCTGGGCGTCAGCCCCAAGGGCAACAAGATCCATCTGATGATCGCGGCCTGGGCCTGGGGCGCCTACCTGGGCGAAGAGGGCTTGAAGCGCGGCATCCGCGTCAAGACCTCCAGCTACACCCGGCACCACGTCAACATCACGATGACCCAGGCCAAGACGGTGTCGAACTACACCAACTCGATCCTGGCCAACATGGAAGCCACCGACGACGGCTACGACGAGGCCCTGCTGCTCGACGCCTCGGGCTTCGTCTCGGAGGGCGCGGGCGAGAACCTCTTCGTCGTCAAGAACGGCGTGGTCTACACGCCCGACCTGTCGGCCGGCGCGCTCAACGGCATCACGCGCAACACCATCTTCGCGATCTGCCAGGACCTGGGCCTCAAGATCGTCGAGAAGCGCATCACCCGCGACGAGGTCTACATCGCCGACGAGGCGTTCTTCACCGGCACCGCCGCCGAGGTGACGCCGATCCGCGAACTCGACCGCATCCAGATCGGCGCCGGCTCGCGCGGGCCCATCACCGAGAAGATCCAATCGGCCTTCTTCGACATCGTGAACGGCCGCAATCCGAAGTACGCCGAGTGGCTCAGCCTCGTCTGA
- a CDS encoding zinc-finger domain-containing protein, whose translation MSNDNQQTGNPFVRSVVEVTAADLQGHGAVFCPNPKMPLWSHHPRVFLQVTAEGEARCPYCGTVYRLKAGEKLHAH comes from the coding sequence ATGAGCAACGACAACCAGCAAACCGGCAACCCCTTCGTGCGCTCGGTGGTGGAAGTGACCGCCGCCGACCTGCAAGGGCACGGGGCGGTCTTCTGCCCCAATCCCAAGATGCCGTTGTGGAGCCACCATCCGCGCGTCTTCCTGCAAGTCACTGCGGAAGGCGAAGCGCGCTGCCCCTACTGCGGCACGGTCTATCGCCTGAAGGCCGGCGAGAAGCTGCACGCCCACTGA
- the purU gene encoding formyltetrahydrofolate deformylase, giving the protein MNTTRQFVLTLSCPDAKGIVYAVSGLLYQAGCNIIDSQQFGDVQGEGSTGLFFMRVHFEAPEHLAEVATLDKLFANVREQFGMQAQFHSLARKPRLLIMVSKHGHCLNDLLFRWHSGQLPVEIPAIVSNHPDFAELAKSYGIAFHHLPLPPGASHEVKRAQERQVEQLVSEHDIDLVVLARYMQILSPEFCEFLKGRAINIHHSFLPSFKGAKPYHQAHERGVKLIGATAHYVTADLDEGPIIEQDVERVDHTLGPEDLTAVGRDVECVVLARAVRWHVEHRVLMNGHRTVVFR; this is encoded by the coding sequence ATGAACACGACCCGCCAATTCGTCCTGACCCTGTCCTGCCCCGACGCCAAGGGGATCGTCTATGCCGTCTCGGGCCTGCTCTACCAGGCGGGCTGCAACATCATCGACTCGCAGCAGTTCGGCGACGTGCAGGGCGAGGGCAGCACCGGGCTCTTCTTCATGCGGGTGCACTTCGAGGCCCCGGAGCACTTGGCCGAGGTGGCGACGCTGGACAAGCTCTTCGCCAACGTGCGCGAGCAGTTCGGGATGCAGGCGCAGTTCCACTCGCTGGCGCGCAAGCCGCGGCTGCTCATCATGGTGAGCAAGCACGGCCACTGCCTCAACGATCTGCTGTTCCGCTGGCATTCGGGCCAGTTGCCGGTAGAAATCCCGGCCATCGTGTCCAACCATCCCGACTTCGCGGAACTCGCGAAGAGCTACGGCATCGCCTTCCATCACTTGCCGCTGCCTCCCGGCGCGTCGCACGAGGTCAAACGCGCGCAGGAACGGCAGGTCGAGCAGCTGGTCAGCGAGCACGACATCGACCTCGTGGTGCTGGCGCGCTACATGCAGATCCTCTCGCCGGAGTTCTGCGAGTTCCTCAAGGGCCGCGCCATCAACATCCACCACAGCTTCCTGCCGAGCTTCAAGGGCGCCAAGCCGTACCATCAGGCGCACGAGCGGGGCGTGAAGCTGATCGGCGCGACCGCCCACTACGTGACGGCCGACCTGGACGAAGGCCCCATCATCGAGCAGGACGTCGAACGGGTGGACCACACGCTGGGACCCGAGGACCTCACCGCCGTCGGGCGCGACGTGGAGTGCGTGGTGCTGGCCCGCGCCGTGCGCTGGCATGTGGAGCACCGCGTGCTGATGAACGGCCACCGGACCGTCGTCTTCCGCTGA
- a CDS encoding YybH family protein, giving the protein MPKRPAALLASPDDTEAQFYDALQHGDIDKLMAVWAEDEDIVCVHPGGPRLVGAGAIRAAFEALFAAGPVRVEPQRVRRVEALSSAVHSVVELVRLQTADGPREAHVVATNVYIKTPHGWRMVCHHASPGTSRDIEDVTDLPAMLH; this is encoded by the coding sequence ATGCCCAAGCGCCCTGCCGCCCTGCTCGCCTCGCCGGACGACACCGAAGCCCAGTTCTACGACGCGCTCCAGCACGGCGACATCGACAAGCTGATGGCGGTGTGGGCCGAGGACGAGGACATCGTCTGCGTGCACCCCGGCGGGCCGCGCCTGGTGGGCGCCGGCGCCATCCGTGCGGCCTTCGAGGCCCTGTTCGCGGCCGGCCCGGTACGCGTGGAGCCGCAGCGCGTGCGCCGCGTGGAGGCGTTGTCGAGCGCGGTGCACAGCGTGGTCGAACTCGTGCGGCTGCAGACGGCCGACGGACCGCGCGAGGCGCATGTGGTCGCCACCAACGTATACATCAAGACCCCACACGGCTGGCGCATGGTGTGCCACCATGCCAGCCCGGGCACCTCGCGCGACATCGAAGACGTGACGGACCTGCCGGCGATGCTGCACTGA